One window of Vitis riparia cultivar Riparia Gloire de Montpellier isolate 1030 chromosome 5, EGFV_Vit.rip_1.0, whole genome shotgun sequence genomic DNA carries:
- the LOC117914538 gene encoding early nodulin-75-like — protein sequence MSPTYLLVLFLGVVVLTTPSLADYPKPPPTKKPPPEHKPPVEKPPPEHKSPTKPPKAEKPLPEHKPPTPIGKPPKGEKSLPEHKPPTPVGKPSKGEKPPHYGHNPGHPPVESKEDSYKPPHKIEPPSAPMKKPEAPGKKPSTPPHKPLHKPPSPSHPN from the coding sequence ATGTCTCCCACATACTTGCTAGTGTTGTTCCTTGGAGTGGTGGTTCTCACCACCCCATCTCTTGCTGATTACCCCAAGCCCCCTCCAACCAAGAAGCCACCACCGGAGCACAAGCCTCCGGTGGAGAAGCCACCTCCAGAACACAAGTCACCTACTAAACCTCCCAAGGCAGAAAAGCCACTCCCAGAACACAAGCCACCAACCCCAATTGGTAAACCTCCCAAGGGAGAGAAATCACTTCCTGAACACAAGCCACCAACCCCAGTTGGCAAGCCATCTAAGGGAGAGAAGCCACCACATTATGGTCACAACCCTGGCCACCCTCCTGTCGAGAGTAAAGAAGACTCGTACAAGCCGCCTCATAAGATTGAGCCTCCTTCAGCTCCGATGAAAAAGCCAGAAGCTCCTGGAAAGAAGCCATCAACTCCGCCCCACAAGCCACTGCACAAACCTCCATCTCCCTCCCATCCCAACTAA
- the LOC117915136 gene encoding proline-rich extensin-like protein EPR1, giving the protein MSPTCLLVLLLGMVVLTITPSLAHYPKPPPFQKPPPVEKPPPEPKPPTKPPKGEKPLPEHKPPTPICKPPKGEKPPPEHKPPTPIGKPPKGEKPLPEHKPPTPIGKPPKGEKPLPEHKPPTPIGKPPKGEKPLPEHKPPTPIGKPPKGEKPPSPFGKPPTGEKPPHYGHTPGHPPARSYKPPQKIKPPPTPPHKPPHKPPSPTYPN; this is encoded by the coding sequence ATGTCTCCCACATGCTTGCTAGTATTGTTGCTTGGAATGGTGGTTCTCACCATTACTCCATCTCTTGCTCATTACCCCAAGCCTCCGCCATTTCAGAAGCCACCTCCGGTGGAGAAGCCACCTCCAGAACCCAAGCCACCAACAAAACCTCCCAAGGGAGAGAAGCCACTCCCAGAACATAAGCCGCCAACTCCAATATGCAAACCTCCCAAGGGAGAGAAGCCACCCCCAGAACATAAGCCGCCAACCCCAATTGGCAAACCTCCCAAGGGAGAGAAGCCACTCCCAGAACATAAGCCACCAACTCCAATTGGAAAACCTCCCAAGGGAGAGAAGCCACTCCCAGAACATAAGCCACCAACCCCAATTGGCAAACCTCCCAAGGGAGAGAAACCACTCCCAGAACACAAGCCACCAACCCCAATTGGTAAACCTCCTAAGGGAGAGAAGCCACCAAGCCCATTTGGCAAACCACCTACGGGAGAGAAGCCACCACATTATGGTCACACCCCCGGGCATCCTCCTGCACGCTCATACAAGCCGCCTCAGAAAATAAAGCCTCCTCCAACTCCTCCCCACAAGCCACCCCACAAACCACCATCTCCCACCTATCCCAACTGA
- the LOC117913809 gene encoding early nodulin-75-like isoform X2, translating to MSSTSLLVLLLGLVVLITSSLADYPKHPPLQKPPTEHQPPTKPHNGEKPLPEHKPPSPFGKPPQGEKPPPQHKPSDKTRKLLQGEKPLPEHKPPCPFGKPPQGEKPPPQHKPSDKTRKLLQVEKPLPEHKPPVKKPPTEHQPPTEPAKGEKPVPEHKPPSPFGKPPQGEKPPPEQKPSDKTRNLLQEEKPLPEHKPPCPFGKPPQGEKPPPEQKPSDKTRNLLQEEKPLPEHKPPCPFGKPPQGEKPLPEHKPPCPFCKPPQGEKPPPEQKPSDKTRNLLEGEKQLPEHKPPSPLGKPPKGQKPPPSGHNPGHPPAESAEDSYKPPQKITPPSTPTKKPPAPTQKPPHKPPSPTHPN from the exons ATGTCTTCCACATCCTTGCTAGTGTTGCTGCTGGGACTGGTGGTTCTCATCACCTCGTCTCTTGCTGACTACCCCAAGCATCCCCCACTTCAGAAACCACCTACGGAACACCAACCACCAACTAAACCTCACAATGGAGAGAAGCCACTCCCCGAACACAAGCCACCAAGTCCATTTGGCAAACCACCCCAGGGAGAGAAGCCACCACCACAACACAAGCCATCTGACAAAACTCGTAAGCTTCTCCAG GGAGAGAAGCCACTCCCCGAACACAAGCCACCATGCCCATTCGGCAAACCACCCCAGGGAGAGAAGCCACCACCACAACACAAGCCATCTGACAAAACTCGTAAGCTTCTCCAGGTAGAGAAGCCGCTTCCGGAGCACAAGCCGCCGGTGAAGAAACCACCTACGGAACACCAGCCACCAACTGAACCTGCCAAGGGAGAGAAGCCAGTTCCCGAACACAAGCCACCAAGCCCATTTGGCAAACCACCCCAGGGAGAGAAGCCGCCACCAGAACAAAAGCCATCTGACAAAACTCGTAACCTTCTCCAGGAAGAGAAGCCACTCCCCGAACACAAGCCACCATGCCCATTTGGCAAACCACCCCAGGGAGAGAAGCCGCCACCAGAACAAAAGCCATCTGACAAAACTCGTAACCTTCTCCAGGAAGAGAAGCCACTCCCCGAACACAAGCCACCATGCCCATTCGGCAAACCACCCCAGGGAGAGAAGCCACTCCCCGAACACAAGCCACCATGCCCATTTTGCAAACCACCCCAGGGAGAGAAGCCACCACCAGAACAAAAGCCATCTGACAAAACTCGAAACCTACTCGAGGGAGAGAAACAACTCCCGGAGCACAAGCCACCAAGCCCATTAGGCAAACCACCAAAGGGACAGAAGCCACCTCCTTCCGGTCACAACCCTGGGCACCCTCCTGCAGAGAGTGCCGAAGACTCATACAAGCCACCTCAGAAGATTACGCCTCCTTCAACTCCAACAAAGAAGCCACCAGCTCCTACCCAGAAGCCACCCCACAAACCACCATCTCCTACCCATCCCAACTGA
- the LOC117913809 gene encoding proline-rich extensin-like protein EPR1 isoform X1: MSSTSLLVLLLGLVVLITSSLADYPKHPPLQKPPTEHQPPTKPHNGEKPLPEHKPPSPFGKPPQGEKPPPQHKPSDKTRKLLQVEKPLPEHKPPVKEPPMEHQPPNEPPKGEKPVPEHKPPSPFGKPPQGEKPPPEQKPSDKTRNLLQEEKPLPEHKPPCPFGKPPQGEKPLPEHKPPCPFGKPPQGEKPPPQHKPSDKTRKLLQVEKPLPEHKPPVKKPPTEHQPPTEPAKGEKPVPEHKPPSPFGKPPQGEKPPPEQKPSDKTRNLLQEEKPLPEHKPPCPFGKPPQGEKPPPEQKPSDKTRNLLQEEKPLPEHKPPCPFGKPPQGEKPLPEHKPPCPFCKPPQGEKPPPEQKPSDKTRNLLEGEKQLPEHKPPSPLGKPPKGQKPPPSGHNPGHPPAESAEDSYKPPQKITPPSTPTKKPPAPTQKPPHKPPSPTHPN, from the coding sequence ATGTCTTCCACATCCTTGCTAGTGTTGCTGCTGGGACTGGTGGTTCTCATCACCTCGTCTCTTGCTGACTACCCCAAGCATCCCCCACTTCAGAAACCACCTACGGAACACCAACCACCAACTAAACCTCACAATGGAGAGAAGCCACTCCCCGAACACAAGCCACCAAGTCCATTTGGCAAACCACCCCAGGGAGAGAAGCCACCACCACAACACAAGCCATCTGACAAAACTCGTAAGCTTCTCCAGGTAGAGAAGCCGCTTCCGGAGCACAAGCCGCCGGTGAAGGAACCACCTATGGAACACCAGCCACCAAATGAACCTCCCAAGGGAGAGAAGCCAGTTCCCGAACACAAGCCACCAAGCCCATTTGGCAAACCACCCCAGGGAGAGAAGCCGCCACCAGAACAAAAGCCATCTGACAAAACTCGTAACCTTCTCCAGGAAGAGAAGCCACTCCCCGAACACAAGCCACCATGCCCATTCGGCAAACCACCCCAGGGAGAGAAGCCACTCCCCGAACACAAGCCACCATGCCCATTCGGCAAACCACCCCAGGGAGAGAAGCCACCACCACAACACAAGCCATCTGACAAAACTCGTAAGCTTCTCCAGGTAGAGAAGCCGCTTCCGGAGCACAAGCCGCCGGTGAAGAAACCACCTACGGAACACCAGCCACCAACTGAACCTGCCAAGGGAGAGAAGCCAGTTCCCGAACACAAGCCACCAAGCCCATTTGGCAAACCACCCCAGGGAGAGAAGCCGCCACCAGAACAAAAGCCATCTGACAAAACTCGTAACCTTCTCCAGGAAGAGAAGCCACTCCCCGAACACAAGCCACCATGCCCATTTGGCAAACCACCCCAGGGAGAGAAGCCGCCACCAGAACAAAAGCCATCTGACAAAACTCGTAACCTTCTCCAGGAAGAGAAGCCACTCCCCGAACACAAGCCACCATGCCCATTCGGCAAACCACCCCAGGGAGAGAAGCCACTCCCCGAACACAAGCCACCATGCCCATTTTGCAAACCACCCCAGGGAGAGAAGCCACCACCAGAACAAAAGCCATCTGACAAAACTCGAAACCTACTCGAGGGAGAGAAACAACTCCCGGAGCACAAGCCACCAAGCCCATTAGGCAAACCACCAAAGGGACAGAAGCCACCTCCTTCCGGTCACAACCCTGGGCACCCTCCTGCAGAGAGTGCCGAAGACTCATACAAGCCACCTCAGAAGATTACGCCTCCTTCAACTCCAACAAAGAAGCCACCAGCTCCTACCCAGAAGCCACCCCACAAACCACCATCTCCTACCCATCCCAACTGA
- the LOC117914539 gene encoding early nodulin-75-like, with the protein MSSTSLLVLLLGLVVLTTSSLADYPKHPPLQKPPTEHQPPTKPPNGEKPLPEHKPPSPFGKPPQGEKPPPQHKPSDKTRKLLQVEKPLPEHKPPVKEPPTEHQPPNEPPKGEKPVPEHKPPSPFGKPPQGEKPPPEQKPSDKTRNLLQGEKPLPEHKPPSPFGKPPQGEKPPPEHKPSDKTRNLLEGEKQLPEHKPRSPLGKPPKGQKPPPSGHNPGHPPAESAEDSYKPPQKITPPSTPTKKPPAPTQKPPHKPPSPTHPN; encoded by the coding sequence ATGTCTTCCACATCCTTGCTAGTGTTGCTGCTGGGACTGGTGGTTCTCACTACCTCGTCTCTTGCTGACTACCCCAAGCATCCCCCACTTCAGAAACCACCTACGGAACACCAACCACCAACTAAACCTCCCAATGGAGAGAAGCCACTCCCCGAACACAAGCCACCAAGTCCATTTGGCAAACCACCCCAGGGAGAGAAGCCCCCACCACAACACAAGCCATCTGACAAAACTCGTAAGCTTCTCCAGGTAGAGAAGCCGCTTCCGGAGCACAAGCCGCCGGTGAAGGAACCACCTACGGAACACCAGCCACCAAATGAACCTCCCAAGGGAGAGAAGCCAGTTCCCGAACATAAGCCACCAAGCCCATTTGGCAAACCACCCCAGGGAGAGAAGCCGCCACCAGAACAAAAGCCATCTGACAAAACTCGTAACCTTCTCCAGGGAGAGAAGCCACTCCCCGAACACAAGCCACCAAGCCCATTCGGCAAACCACCCCAGGGAGAGAAGCCACCACCAGAACACAAGCCATCTGACAAAACTCGAAACCTACTCGAGGGAGAGAAACAACTCCCGGAGCACAAGCCACGAAGCCCATTAGGCAAACCACCGAAGGGACAGAAGCCACCTCCTTCCGGTCACAACCCTGGGCACCCTCCTGCAGAGAGTGCCGAAGACTCATACAAGCCACCTCAGAAGATTACGCCTCCTTCAACTCCAACAAAGAAGCCACCAGCTCCTACCCAGAAGCCACCCCACAAACCACCATCTCCTACCCATCCCAACTGA
- the LOC117914540 gene encoding early nodulin-75-like: MSSTYLLVLLLGLVVLTTPSLADYPKHPPVHKPPTEHQPPVEKPPTEHQPPTKPPKGEEPLPEHKPPSPFGKPPQGEKPPPEHKLSDKTRKLLEGEKPLPEHKPASPFGKPPKGEKPLPEHKPASPLGKPPKGEKPPHYGHNPGHPPAESAEDSYKPPHTIKPPSTPTKKPPVPGKKPPTTQKPPHKPPSPTHPN; the protein is encoded by the coding sequence ATGTCTTCCACATACTTGCTAGTGTTGCTACTGGGACTGGTGGTTCTCACCACCCCGTCTCTTGCTGACTACCCCAAGCATCCCCCAGTTCATAAACCACCTACGGAGCACCAGCCCCCGGTTGAGAAACCACCTACGGAACACCAGCCGCCAACTAAACCTCCCAAGGGAGAGGAGCCACTCCCTGAACACAAGCCACCAAGTCCATTTGGCAAACCACCCCAAGGAGAGAAGCCACCACCAGAACACAAGCTATCTGACAAAACCCGTAAACTTCTTGAGGGAGAGAAGCCGCTCCCAGAGCACAAGCCAGCAAGCCCATTTGGCAAACCACCTAAGGGAGAGAAGCCGCTCCCGGAGCACAAGCCAGCCAGCCCACTTGGCAAACCTCCTAAGGGAGAGAAGCCACCTCATTATGGTCACAACCCTGGGCACCCTCCAGCAGAGAGTGCTGAAGACTCATACAAGCCACCTCATACGATTAAGCCTCCTTCAACTCCAACAAAAAAACCACCAGTTCCAGGAAAGAAGCCACCAACTACCCAGAAGCCACCGCACAAACCACCATCTCCCACCCATCCCAACTGA
- the LOC117914541 gene encoding early nodulin-75-like, translating to MSSTSLLVLLLGLVVLTTSSLADYPKHPPLQKPPTEHQPPTKPPNGEKPLPEHKPPSPFGKPPQGEKPPPQHKPSDKTRKLLQVEKPLPEHKPPVKEPPMEHQPPNEPPKGEKPVPEHKPPSPFGKPPQGEKPPPEQKPSDKTRNLLQGEKPLPEHKPPSPFGKPPQGEKPPPEHKPSDKTRNLLQGEKQLPEHKPPMKKPPTEQQPPTEPSKGEKPVPEHKPPSPFGKPPQGEKPPPEQKPSDKTRNLLQGEKPLPEHKPPSPFGKPPQGEKPPPEHKPSDKTRNLLEGEKQLPEHKPPSPLGKPPKGQKPPPSGHNPGHPPAESAEDSYKPPQKITPPSTPTKKPPAPTQKPPHKPPSPTHPN from the coding sequence ATGTCTTCCACATCCTTGCTAGTGTTGCTGCTGGGACTGGTGGTTCTCACTACCTCGTCTCTTGCTGACTACCCCAAGCATCCCCCACTTCAGAAACCACCTACGGAACACCAACCACCAACTAAACCTCCCAATGGAGAGAAGCCACTCCCCGAACACAAGCCACCAAGTCCATTTGGCAAACCACCCCAGGGAGAGAAGCCCCCACCACAACACAAGCCATCTGACAAAACTCGTAAGCTTCTCCAGGTAGAGAAGCCGCTTCCGGAGCACAAGCCACCGGTGAAGGAACCACCTATGGAACACCAGCCACCAAATGAACCTCCCAAGGGAGAGAAGCCAGTTCCCGAACACAAGCCACCAAGCCCATTTGGCAAACCACCCCAGGGAGAGAAGCCGCCACCAGAACAAAAGCCATCTGACAAAACTCGTAACCTTCTCCAGGGAGAGAAGCCACTCCCCGAACACAAGCCACCAAGCCCATTCGGCAAACCACCCCAGGGAGAGAAGCCACCACCAGAACACAAGCCATCTGACAAAACTCGAAACCTACTCCAGGGAGAGAAACAACTCCCGGAGCACAAGCCACCGATGAAGAAACCACCTACGGAACAGCAGCCACCAACTGAACCTTCCAAGGGAGAGAAGCCAGTTCCCGAACACAAGCCACCAAGCCCATTTGGCAAACCACCACAGGGAGAGAAGCCGCCACCAGAACAAAAGCCATCTGACAAAACTCGTAACCTTCTCCAGGGAGAGAAGCCACTCCCCGAACACAAGCCACCAAGCCCATTCGGCAAACCACCCCAGGGAGAGAAGCCACCACCAGAACACAAGCCATCTGACAAAACTCGAAACCTACTCGAGGGAGAGAAACAACTCCCGGAGCACAAGCCACCAAGCCCATTAGGCAAACCACCAAAGGGACAGAAGCCACCTCCTTCCGGTCACAACCCTGGGCACCCTCCTGCAGAGAGTGCCGAAGACTCATACAAGCCACCTCAGAAGATTACGCCTCCTTCAACTCCAACAAAGAAGCCACCAGCTCCTACCCAGAAGCCACCCCACAAACCACCATCTCCTACCCATCCCAACTGA